Proteins encoded within one genomic window of Setaria italica strain Yugu1 chromosome IV, Setaria_italica_v2.0, whole genome shotgun sequence:
- the LOC101766510 gene encoding classical arabinogalactan protein 9-like produces MLDPVNDAGARLYNKALRLAAPTPVNLPPTPVTPASAATPVPLSKLPSAAPAVAPAKPPRATPPPIVTPPPSMPPAVLLLAATPPPTATPPTEAPATLLPAEASSKGKNKAQEEEEAAQQEGGPHGGAAAAEPTGARRAVAR; encoded by the coding sequence ATGCTCGATCCCGTCAATGATGCTGGTGCTCGTCTCTACAATAAGGCCCTGCGGCTTGCAGCCCCGACGCCAGTGAACCTGCCGCCGACCCCAGTGACCCCCGCGTCGGCTGCCACCCCGGTCCCGCTGTCAAAGCTGCCGTCGGCCGCGCCCGCGGTCGCACCGGCCAAGCCCCCGCGGGCGACGCCTCCCCCTATCGTGACGCCACCTCCCTCCATGCCGCCCGCGGTGCTCCTGCTCGCCGCGACGCCTCCGCCAACAGCCACGCCCCCAACCGAGGCGCCCGCGACGCTGCTGCCGGCTGAGGCGTCGtccaagggcaagaacaaagcacaagaggaggaggaagcagcaCAGCAAGAAGGAGGCCCCCACGGAGGCGCCGCGGCCGCTGAGCCCACCGGtgcccgccgcgccgtcgcccgctGA